A region of the Mesoterricola sediminis genome:
AGGCCGCCGCCCGTTCCTTCGGCATGCAGAGCCTCCGGGAGAGCGCCGTGGAGAAGGTCCGCCTGGGCCTGACCACCTTCGCCGAGATCAACAAGGTGACCTTCCGGGAGAGCGAGTAGGCGCCCCGGACCCTCCCCTTTCATACGAGCCATTCCGTTCCTTCCGTCCCCGGAAGGGCGCAGACTCGCGCCACCCCGCGCGACGTCCGCGCCCCACTCCCGGAAGGTCCCATGCTCCGATGGCTCGCCCCATTCCTCCTCGCCACCCTCCTTCCCGCCCAGGCCCTGGCCTGGGGCAGCCTCGGCCACCGCATCGTGGCCGTGGCGGCCGCCCATGACCTCCCCCCCGGCCCCGCGGCGTGGTTCAACGGGGCCGAGGCGGACCTGACCGCCCACGCCATGGACCCCGACCACTGGAAGGGCCGGGATCACCTGGAGGGCCCCCGCCACTACCTGGACTGCGAGCTCTACGGCGGCCCCGCCTCGGTCCCCCGCGATCCCGCGGTGGCCCGGGCCCGGCTCGGCCCCGAGGCCTTCCTCCTGGCCGGGCAGGTGCCCTGGGTCGTCCTGGAGCGCGTGGACCGGCTCGCCCAGGCCTTCCGCGCCGGGGACGCCGGCGCGGTGCGGGTCGAGGCGGCCCGCCTCTCCCATTACGTGGGGGACCTGAGCGTGCCCCTCCACACCACCACGAACCACAACGGCGAGCTCTCGGGGCAGCACGGGATCCACCACCGCTGGGAATCGGGTCTGGTGGAGGACCTGGTGCGCAAGGGGGGCTGGCGCCCGCCGGTCCGGGCCATCCGGCGGCTGGACGATGTCCCCGGCGCCCCCTGGGCCTGGCTCGCCGACAGCCACGCCCTGGTTCCCGGCGTCCTCGCCGCCGACCTGGAGGCCGCGGGCCGGCCCGAGCCGGCCCCCACCTGGCGGAGCCACGCCTACTGGCAGGTCTTCCTGGATCTCCAGGGCCGCCAGGTGGAACGCCAGCTCGACGTCGCCGCCGTCCGCACCGCCCAGTTGATCCTCGAGGCCTGGCACCGGGCCGGTGAGCCCCCCGCCCCCGCTTCCCGCTGACGGGACGCTCTGCCATGGTGGAAGGAGGGCCCGGTGGCCCCGGGAACCGTCCATGCGCCTGCTGCCCGCCCTCCTCGCCCTGGCCCTCCTCCCCGCCCCGCCCCTCGCGGCCTGGGGCCGGAAGGGCCACCGCATCGTCGCCGCCCTGGCCCTCCAGGACCTGCCGGCTGGCCCTCGCGCCTGGTTCGAGGGCCAGGAAGCCTTCGTCGAAGCCCACAGCAGCGACCCCGACACCTGGAAGCACGATCCCCTGGAGGGGCCCCGGCACTTCCTGGAGATGGAGCGCTACGGGGACCACGTCCCCACCCTCGTCTCCGAAGCCCGGACCCAGCTGGGCCCCGCCGTCTTCCAGCGGGCCGGGCAGCTGCCCTGGGTGATCCAGGACCGGGTCAAGGACCTGGCCCAGGCCTTCCTCAAGGGGGACCGGACCCAGGTGGCCTTCCTCGCCTCGGTCCTGAGCCACTACGTGGGCGACCTCCACGTGCCCCTGCACACCGCCGAGAACTACGACGGCCAGCGCACCCGGCAGCGGGGGGTCCACAGCCGCTGGGAGACGGGCCTCGTCGACCGCCTCGCCGGGCCCGCCCCCGAGGTCCGCCCCGCCGAGCTGACCCGGAACCTGTACCAGGCCTGCTGGACCTGGCTCGAGGAGAGCCACGCCCTGGTGGACGGGGTCCTCCGGGACGACCGCCTCGCCGATCCCGGCGCCACCGGCAAGGCCGCCAAGCCCGAAACCTACTGGCTGGTCTTCGCCAAGACCCAGGGCCCCGTCGTCCGGGAGCAGCTCAGCCGAGCTGGCCAGCGAACGGCGCAACTCATCCTCCTGGCCTGGACCCTGGCCAAGTCCCCCGCGGCCCCGGCCGTGGAGGGCCCGGTCGCTCAAGCCGAACCGAAGCGCCCGGACTGAAGGGCCCCGGGCGGCCCCGACAGAACGGCGCCCCGCAGGGCGCCGTTCTGCCGTCAGGAGCTGGACGCGATCAGCCCTTCACCCACCTCAGCACCGGCTTGCGGGCGGCGGTGGTCTCGTCCAGGCGCCGCATGGGGGCGCGGACGGGGGCCTGGTGGAGGGCCTCCGGGTTCTCGGCGGCCTCCCGGGCGATGTCCTTCATGGCGTCGATGAAGGCGTCGAGCTCGTCCTTGCCCTCGCTCTCGGTGGGCTCGATCATCAGCGCGCCGTGGACGATGGCGGGGAAGTAGATCGTCGGCGGATGGAAGCCGCGGTCGATGAGCCCCTTGGCCACGTCCAGGGTGTGGATGTCGTGCTGGGCGAGGTCGTGGTCGTCGAAGATCACCTCGTGCAAGGTGGGGGTCTGGTACTCCAGGTGGTAGGTCCCCTCCAGCTGCTTGCGGATGTAGTTGGCGTTCACGATGGCGCGCAGGGTGGCCTCGCGGAGGCCGTCCCCGCCGTGGCTCAGGCAGTAGGTCAGGGCCCGGACCAGGATGCCGAAGTTGCCGAAGAAGGTGTGCACCTTGCCCATGCTGCTGGGACGGTCCCAGTCCAGGCGGTAGGTGTGCCGGGCCACCTGGCCTTCGCCGACCCGCTGCGTCTCCCGGACCACGACGGGCCGGGGGAGGAAGGGCTCGAGGGCCTTGGTGCAGGCCACGGGGCCCGATCCGGGGCCGCCGCCCCCGTGGGGGGTGCTGAAGGTCTTGTGGAGGTTGAGGTGCATGACGTCGACGCCGAAATCGCCGGGCCGGGCCACGCCCACCAGGGCGTTCATGTTGGCGCCGTCCATGTAGACGAGGCCGCCGACGCCGTGGATCACCTCGGCGATGTCCTTGATGCGGTATTCGAAGACGCCCAGGGTGTTGGGGTTGGTGATCATGAGCCCGGCGATCTCGTCGCCCAGCTCCCGGGCCAGGGTCAGGAGGCCCTTCCGGACCTTGCCGGCGGCGTCGGTGACGTCCTCGAAGCTGACGGTCCCGTCGGCCTGGCTCGCGATCTCCAGCACCTCGTAGCCCGCCATGGCGGCCGTCGCGGGGTTGGTGCCGTGGGCGCTGTCGGGGATCAGGATGACCCGGCGCTTGCTGCCGTGGGCCACGTGGTAGGCGCGGATGAGCATGACGCCGGTGAGCTCGCCGGCGGCGCCGGCGCTGGGCTGCAGCGTGACGGCATCCAGGCCCGTGATCTCCTTCAGCCACTCCTGGAGGGTGTGGATGAGGGCCAGGTTGCCCTGGACGTGCTCCGCGGGGGCCATCGGATGGGAGTCCGTGAAGCCCGGCAGGCCGGAGGTCTTCTCGTTGAGCCTGGGGTTGTGCTTCATGGTGCAGGAGCCCAGGGGGTAGAGCCCGTCGTCGACGCCGTAGTTCCACTTGGAAAGGCGGGTGAAGTGGCGGATGACATCGACCTCGGAGACGCTGGGCATGGCGTCGAAGCCCTTGCGGCGCAGCTTCTCGGGGCGGGTGTCCTTGGCCTCGGGCACGTCGAGGCGGGGCAGGTCCATGCCGACCTTGCCGGGCACGGAACGCTCGAAGATGAGGGATTCGCGGTTTCGGGGAGTCATGGCAGTCCTTATCCGACCACGCTGGGCACGCGGGCCAGCACTTCCACGAGGTGCTCGATCTGCTCGCGGGTGTTGAGTTCGGTGGCGCACCACAGGATGTGGTTCTTCAGGGAGGGGGCGTAGGGCGTGAGGTCGAGGCCGGGGAGGATGCCCTCCTTCGCGCAGGACGCCAGCAGCGCCTTCATGTCGCCCTTGTATTCGGTGACGAACTCGTTGAAGAAGGGGGCGCCGAAGGGCGCGGCGAAGTCCGGCAGCTCCAGGAGGCGCGCCCGCAGGAACTGGGCCTTCGCGGCGTTCCGGGCGGCGAGGCCCGCCAGGCCCTCGGGGCCCGCCAGCTGCAGGTAGATGTTGGCGCGCAGGGCCACGAGGCCCTGGTTGGAGCAGATGTTGGACGTGGCCTTGTCGCGGCGGATGTGCTGCTCGCGGGCCGTCAGGGTCAGCACGTAGCCCGTGGTCCCGTCCAGGTCCCTGGTCTGGCCGACCACGCGGCCCGGGATCTCGCGCTTGTGGGCGTCCTTGACCGTGAGGAAGCCGAGGAAGGGCCCGCCGAAGCTGGGCCGGTTCCCGAAGGACATCGCCTCGCCGCAGGCCATGTCGGCCCCGGCGCGGCCGGGGGCCTCGAACCAGCCGAGGCTCAGGGCCTCCTGGGTGACGGAGACCACGAAGGCCCCGCAGGTCTTGGCGGCCTCGGAGATGGCCGGCAGGTCCTCCACGCAGCCGAGGAAGTTGGGGTAGCCCACCAGCACCGCGGCCACGTCGCCGTCCAGCTTGGCCCGGAGGTCGTCCATGTCGGTGACGCCGTCCTTGAGGTCGACGACCACGAGCTTGAGGCCCTCGTGGGGGGTGATGTTCGTGCAGAGCACTTCCAGGTAGTGGGGGTGGAGCCCCTGGCTCACGAGGATGGTGTTCCGCTTCTTCTGGAGGCGCACGGCCATGAGCGCGGCCTCGACGCAGGCGGTGCCGCCGTCGTAGAGGCTGGCGTTGCCCACTTCCAGGCCCGTGAGATCGCACATCAGCGTCTGGTACTCGAAGATGTGCTGCAGGGTGCCCTGGCTGATCTCGGGCTGGTAGGGCGTGTAGGCGGTGAACCACTCCTGGCGGCTGATCATCTGGTCCACCGCCGCGGGCACGAAGTGATCGTAGGCGCCGGCGCCCAGGAACCGGGCCTTGAAGGGGGTGTTGAGGTCCGCCAGGCCCTGCACCTGGGCCAGGACCTCCTGTTCGGACAGGCAGGCGGGAAGGTTCAGGTCCCGGTGCAGACGGAGGGATTCGGGAATCCCCGACAGGAGGTCTTCCGCGCGCTGGACGCCGATGGCGTCGAGCAGGGCGCGATCCTCCGAAGGGGCCGTTGGCAGGTAGCGCATAGGGCAGCCTCGAAAAAGGGTGGAAGCGGCGAACAGGCCTTCTCGGGAAAGGGTAACACCCCGCACGGGCCGTCCAGGCGTGCCAAGGCGCCGACCCCGGCGGGGTGTGACGGTTTGCACCCACAGTTGGATGAATGGGGTTTCTCCTTCAGAATCATGGGGTTCGGAGGTTCCATGCGCCTGCTGCCCGCCCTTGTCCTCGGCATCCCCCTGGCCGCCCAGGCCCTCCACCCCGCCCAGGAGCGGGCCGAGCGCTTCCTCCAGCTGGTCAATTCCGGCTACCAAGCCCTCACCTACGTCCAGCAGGAGGCCGCCTGGGCCGCCAGCACCGATGTGACCCCGGCCCACGACGCCGCCGCCGAGACGGCCGGCAAAGCGCTGGCCGCCTTCACCGGGAACCCGGCCCTGATCCGGGAGGCCAAGGAGCTCCTGGCCCACAAGCGCGAGCTCAAGGAGACCACCTGGCGCCAGCTGGAATGGGTGCTCCTGAACGCGGCGGAGGGCCCCATGACCCAGCCCGCCCTGACCCGGGACCGCATCGCGGCGGAGACCCTGCAGGCCAGCCTCCTGAACGGCTTCACCTGGAAGATGGATGGCAAGCCCCTCACCGCCAACGACATCGACGGCATCCTGGGCGCCAGCGCCAACCTGGCCGAACGCCAGAAGGTCTGGGAGGCCTCCAAGGAGAACGGGGCCATCCTCCGGGCCAACCTGCTCAAGCTGCGGGACCTGCGGAACGGGTGCGCCCGGGAGCTGGGCTACCCGGACTACTTCTCCCTGCAGACCGCCAAGCACGGCATGACCCGCCAGGAGATGGTGGACCTCCACCGGGCCTTCCTGAAGGAGCTGCGCCCCCTCTACCTGCAGCTCCACACCTGGGTGAAGTACGAGATGGCCCGGAAGTTCGGGCAGCCCGTGCCGAAGACCATCCCCGCCCACTGGATCAACAACCGCTGGAGCCAGAACTGGACCGGCTTCGTCGACGGCGTGGACTTCGACCCCTTCTTCAAGGGCTGGACCCCGGAGCGGATCGTCCAGACCGCGGAGGCCTTCTACACCGGCCTGGGCTTCCCCAAGCTCCCGGCCACCTTCTGGGCCAAGTCCGACCTCTACCCCGTCCCCAAGGGCTCCGACCGCAAGAAGAACAGCCACGCCTCCTGCTGGCACCTGGACCTGGGCACCGACGTGCGCAGCCTCATGAGCGTCGAGCCCAACATGGAGTGGTTCAGCACCACCCACCACGAGCTCGGCCACGGCTACTACTTCATCAGCTACACCCAGCCCGGCGTCCCCCCCCTCCTCCGCACCAGCGCCAACCCCTCCTTCCATGAGGGCATCGGCGAGCTGGTGGCCCTCGCCACCCGCCAGATCCCCTACCTCAAGAGCACCGGCGTCCTCCCCCAGGACTACAAGGCGGACGAGATGAAGATCCTCCTCAACGACGCCCTGGAGGTGGCCATCCCCTTCATGTTCTGGTCCTCGGGCGTCATGACCGAGTGGGAGGCCGAATTCTACGGCGGCGGCATGCCCGCAGACCAGCTCAACGCCCGCTGGTGGGCCCTGGTGAAGGAAAAGCAGGGGGTGGAGCCCCCCTCCCCCCGGGGCGAGCAGTGGTGCGACGCCGCCACGAAGACCCACATCGACGACACCCCGGCCTACTACTACAACTACGCCATGGCCACGGTCTTCAAGTTCCAGATGCACGACTACATCTGCCGCCGCATCCTCCACCAGGACGTCCACGCCGCCAACTACGCCAACCGCAAGGATGTGGGCGCGTTCCTCAAGGCCTTCATGGAGAAGGGCGCCACCGTGGACTGGCGCAGGCTCCTGAAGGAGACCACGGGCGAGGACCTGTCGACCCGGGCCATGGCCGAGTACTTCAAGCCCCTCACCGCCTGGCTGGAAGCCCAGAACAAGGGCCGGCAGATCGGCTGGGACTAGGCCTGGCGGTCTGCCCTAGGCGTAGAGGTCCAGCCCCCGGCCCCGGACGGACTGACCCGTCGGCTCCGCGTACGGGCCGGCGGCCGAGGTCCCTGGGCGGGACGCGGCGGCGCCCGCGTCCTGGGGGGCGCCCCCCGCCTTCGTTCCCTGGGCCTTGTCCCCGCCGCCCATCGCCTGGGTGGCGGCTTCTGCAGCCGCCTGGGCGGCCATGCTAGCAGCCTGGGCAGCGACCGCCCGGTCCTGCCCGGAGGGATCGGCGGGCGCCAGGGCCGCGGCCTCGATGCGCAGGGCCTTCGTGACGGTCGCGGCCGGGTTCCCCTTCACCGGGCTGGTGTCGATGGAAACCTCGCCCCCCACCGCGTAGCTCTGGCCGTCCGGCCCCCGCTGGTAGGCGTAGCTGGCCCCGCCGGTGACGATGCCGGCCCCGGCGGCCATGTGGGCCTGCTCGTGGGCCTTGACCTCCGTGTCCCGGGCCTTGAGCTGGGCCACCTGGGCCTTGGCCTCGGGGGACAGCTCCACCGTGTCCCCGGTGGCCGGAGCGCGCCCCTGCCCCGCCCCGGCGCCCGTCCCAGCCTGGGCGCCCGTCCCGGCCTGGGTGCCCGTCCCCGCCTGGGCGCCCGGACCCGCAGGGGTGGACCCCGCGAGGGCGGCCCCCGCGAGGGCGGCCCCCGCGAGGGCGGACCCCGCCTGGCGGGTGGGATCCACCACGCCGGTCAGGGGGGAGAGGGCATTCACGGCGTCGGCCATGGCAATTCATTATCGGCCGGATCCGCCTGGTCGATGAGCCCTTTCGGGGCCCGCACGTTCCACGTGGAACAGCGGCCCGGCCCGCTTTGGGTTACCCTGGAGGCATGCGGTGTCCCTTCTGCGGCCATAATGAGGACAAAGTGGTGGATTCGCGCGAATCCCGGGAGGGGGACGCCATCCGTCGCCGGCGCGAATGCCTCGCCTGCGGGCGGCGTTTCACCAGCTATGAGCGCCTGGAGGAGTTGCCCATCCTCATCGTGAAGAAGGACGGGCGCCGCGAGGCCTTCGACCCCGCCAAGCTCATGCGGGGCCTCACCGCCGCCTGCCAGAAGCGCCCGGTGCCCCTGGCCCGCCTGGAGGAGGTCGCCGGGGACATCCAGGCCCGCCTCATGGAACTGCCCGACCGGGAAATCCCCAGCCGCCAGCTGGGGGAACTGGTGATGGACGCCCTCAAGGGGCTGGATTCCGTCGCCTACGTGCGCTTCGCGAGCGTCTACCGCGAATTCAAGGACCTGCCCGACTTCGTGAGGGCCCTGGAGGGCCTCATGGGCAGCGCCGGCGCCCAGCCGGCGCCTCCGCCGCCCCCGGCCCCCCGGACCCCGAAGACGGCCCCGCCCGCGGCCCCCGCCCCGCCCCCCCTCGTGAAGCGGCAGCCCGCCCCCCCCAAGACCACCGAAGGCCCCTCCTTCGCGACGCCCCTCTTCGAGGGGGTGGAGCCCGAGGACCCCGGGGTTCCCAGGCGTCGCAAATCCCGTTGATCCAACGTCATCGGCTAGACTGTGCAGCAGAGGTATTCCGTGGCTGAAGAAATCCAGGCCCCCCAGGTCATCGACGAATCCCCGAAGATCCCCGACGTCCTTCCCGTGCTCCCCCTCCGGGACGTGGTGGTCTACCCCTACGTGATCCTCCCCCTCTCCGTGAGCCGGGAGAAATCGCTCAAGGCCGTGGACACCGCCCTGGTCGAGAACCGCATGATCCTGCTCCTGAGCCAGCGGCAGGTGGAGATGGACGATCCGGGTCCCGAGGACCTCTACAAGGTCGGCACCGCCGCCCTCATCATGCGCGTCCTGAAGCTGCCCGACGGCCGCGTCCGGGCCCTGGTGCAGGGCCTGCAGCGGGTGCGGGTGGAGTACTTCACCGAGACGGCCACCCAGTTCAAGGCCAAGGTGGAGATCATGGCCGAGGCCGAGGTCGTGGAGCGGAACATCGAGATCGACGCCCTCATGCGGTCCGTGAAGCAGACCCTGGAAAAGGCCGTCGCCCTCGGCAAGAACCTCCCCCAGGAGGTCCTGGTCATCGCGGCCAACCTGGACAGCCCCGCCCGGCTGGCCGACATGGTGGCTTCCAACCTGGATCTCAAGCCGCCCCAGATGCAGGAAGTGCTGGAGATCGCCAACCCCGTCCAGCGCCTCAAGCGGGTCAACGAGCTCCTCATGCGGGAGATCGACCTGCTGGAGGTCCAGCAGAAGATCACCATGGAAGCCCGCGGCGAGATGGACAAGAGCCAGCGGGAGTACTACCTCCGCCAGCAGCTCAAGGCCATCCAGCAGGAGCTGGGCGAGGGTTCGGAACTGGCCGAGGAGATCCAGGCCTTCCGCGACAAGATCGCCAAGATGAAGGTGCCCGAGGAGCCCCTCACCGAGATCGACCGCAACCTCAAGAAGCTCGAGCGGATGCACCCCGATTCCAGCGAGACCGCGGTCACCCGCACCTACCTGGAGTGGATGACGGAGATGCCCTGGGGCACCCGGACCGAGGACAACCTGGACCTCAAGGAGGCCAAGCGCGTGCTCGACGAGGACCACTTCGGCCTCGACAAGATCAAGGACCGGCTCGTGGAGTACCTCGCCGTCCGCAAGCTGAACCCCGAGCACAAGGGGACCATCCTCTGCTTCGTGGGCCCTCCGGGGACGGGCAAGACCTCCCTGGGCCGCAGCGTCGCGCGGGCCCTGGGCCGGAAGTTCAGCCGCATCTCCCTGGGCGGCGTGCACGACGAGAGCGAGATCCGGGGCCACCGCCGCACCTACGTGGGCGCCATGCCGGGCCGCATCATCCAGGCCCTGCACCAGGTCAAGTCCATGAATCCGGTCATCATGCTGGACGAGGTGGACAAGATCGGCCGCGACATGCGCGGGGATCCCTCCGCCGCCCTCCTCGAGGTGCTGGATCCGGAGCAGAACCACACGTTCCGCGACCACTACATGAACGTGCCCATCGATCTGTCCGAGGTGCTCTTCCTCACCAACGCCAACGAGCTGGACCCCATCCAGCCCGCCTTCCGGGACCGCATGGAGATCATCCACCTCTCCAGCTACACCCTGGAGGAGAAGGTGGGGATCGCCGAGCGCCACCTCATCCCCCGCCAGCTCCAGAAGAACGGCATCACCGAGAAGCAGCTCTCCTTCACCCAGAAGGGCCTCCAGGCCATCGTCACGGGCTACACCCGGGAATCGGGGCTCCGCCAGCTGGAGCGGGAGATCGGCAGCGTCTGCCGCAAGGTGGCCCGCCGCGTGGCCGAGGGCGAGCAGGCCGGACGGATGGTCCTCAGTGAGAAGAACGTCCACGAGCTCCTGGGCCCCGTGAAGATCCTCCAGGACGAGCGCCTCAAGGCGCCCCGGGTCGGCGTCGTCACCGGCCTCGCCTGGACCTCCACCGGGGGCGACGTGCTCTTCGTCGAGGCCCTGAAGATGCCCGGCAAGGGCGGCCTGACCCTGACCGGCCAGCTGGGCGACGTCATGAAGGAGAGCGCCCAGGCGGCCCTCTCGTACATCCGCAGCCGGGGCGAAGCCTTTGAGATTGATGCGGAAGTATTCCAGAAAAACGACTTGCACATCCACTTCCCCGAAGGGGCCATCCCCAAGGACGGCCCCAGCGCGGGCCTGGCCATCGCCACCGTCCTCCTGTCGGTCCTCAAGGGCGTGCCCATCAAGAACACGTTCGCCATGACCGGGGAGATCGACCTGCGGGGCGAGGCCCTGGCCATCGGCGGCCTGAAGGAGAAGTCCCTGGCCGCCCTCCGCATGGGCGTCCGGGAGATCATCATCCCCTTCGCCAACCAGAAGGACCTGGAGGAGATCGCCCCCGAGGTGCGCAAGAAGCTCCGCTTCCACCCCGTCAAGCACGTGGAGGAGGTCTTCGAGATGGTCCTGGAGGGGTGGGTCCGGCCCGGGTCGGCCCGCAAGCCCCGCGCCAGGCGGACCCAGGCCTAGGCTGTTCCACGTGGAACGGACGCCCCCCGCGAGGTGAAGGTGAGTCTTTTCGGCAACCTGTTCAATAAGTTCAAGCAGGGCCTCCAGCGCACCCAGGAGCTCGTGCTGGCCCCCATGGGCCGGCTCCTGGGCCTCCGCCGCCTGGACGAGGCCCAGCTGGAGGAGCTGGAGGACCTGCTCCTCCAGGCCGACCTGGGCGTCCACGGGGTGCAGCGCCTCATGGATCGCCTCCGGTTCGAGATGAAGCGTTCCAGCGAGATCGACCCCAAGGCCCTGCTCAAGGACGAGCTCCTCAAGATCATCCACCAGGTCCCCGCCCGCCCCCTGGAGGCCTCCGGCACCCAGGTCTGCCTGCTGGTGGGCGTGAATGGCGTCGGCAAGACCACGACCCTCGGCAAGCTGGCGGCCCACCTCAAGGCCCGGGGCGAAGAGGTCCTCGTGGTGGCCGGCGACACCTTCCGGGCCGCCGCCATCGATCAGTTGGAGCTGTGGGGGGAGCGGGCCGGGGTGCCCGTCATCCGCAACCAGATGGGCGGCGATCCCGCGGCCATCGCCTTCGACGGCGCCACCTCCGCCAAGGCCAAGGGCACCCCCTGGGTCCTCATCGACACGGCCGGGCGCCTCCACACCAAGGACAACCTCATGCGGGAGCTGGACAAGATCCGCCGCTCCCTCCAGAAGGTCATCCCCGACGCCCCCCACCGGGTCCTCCTGGTGCTGGACGCCACCACGGGCCAGAACGGCCTCGTCCAGGCGGAAGCGTTCAAGCAGGCCGCTGGCGTCACCGACCTCATCCTCACCAAGCTGGACGGCAGCGCCAAGGGCGGCGTGGCCGTGGCCATCCTGGAGCGCATGAAGCTCCCCATCGCCTTCGTGGGCGTGGGAGAGCAGGTGGACGACCTGATCCCCTTCGATCCCGAGACCTTCGTGGACGGGCTGCTCGATGTCTGAGACGGACCGGCCCCTGGACAGCACGCTGGCCTGGGAGCTGGCCTGCGGGGGCCCCTACCCCACCCCCGAAGCCACCCAGGGTGACGAGCACTTCATGGCCCTGGCCCTGCGGGAGGCCATGCGCGGGGTGGGCCTCAGCAGCCCCAATCCACCGGTGGGCTGTGTGCTCGTCCTGGACGGCGAGGTCATCGGCCGGGGCGTCCACACCCGGGCCGGGGATCCCCACGGGGAGATCATGGCCCTCCGGGACGCCGACCTGCGCGACCAGGACCCCCGGGGCGCCACCGCCTACGTGACCCTGGAGCCCTGCTGCCACCACGGCCGCACCCCGCCCTGCACCGACGCCCTCATCCGGGCCGGCATCCGCCGGGTGGTGATCGGGGTCCAGGATCCCAATCCGCGGGTGGACGGCGGGGGCATGGCCATCCTCCGGTCCCACGGGGTGGAGGTCCAGGCGGGCGTGCTCGGCGAGGCCTGCGCCCGGTTCCACGCCCCCTTCTTCAAGGCCATCCGCACCGGCCTGCCCTGGGTCCTCCTGAAGCTGGCCCTGGGCGCCGACGGCGCCCTCGGACCCGAGGGCCAGACGACCCAGGTGACCGCGCCCGAGATCCAGGCCCTCGCCCACGCCCTGCGCCGGGCCACCGAAGCCCTCGTGGTCGGCCGCTGGACCGTCGAAGTGGACGATCCCCGGCTCACCGACCGCTGGCCGGGCCCGACCCTGCCCCACCGCTCCGCCCTCCGGGTCGTCCTGGACAGCCATGGGCGCCTGCCCAATACCCGGAAGGTCTGGCTCCCCGTCCCCGGCCAGCCCGTGCTCAGGGCCCTCGTGGAGGACCGCCCCCCCATCCGCGGCGTGGAGGACCTCCACCTGCCCCCGGGCCCCGGCGGCTGCAGCCTCCGCCACCTGCTCTTCGAACTGGCCGCGCGGGGCGTCGGCCGCGTCCTCTTCGAAGGGGGCGGCATGCTGGCCCGCCAGCTCCTCCAGGAGGGCCTGGTGGACGAGTTCCACCGCTTCCAGTCGACGACCCCGGCCCACGGCCCCCGGGTGGACCTGGACATGAGCCGCCTGCCGGCGCACCGCAGCCGCACGCCCTTCCCCGGCGGCGTCTGGGACGTGTTCGCGGCGTCCTAGCGGACCGCCCTCAACCGCCCCCCACGAGCCGGACGACTTCCAGGCGGTCCTCGGCCTGGAGGCCGCGCTGGGGCCACTCGGCCTTGCGGATGACCTGGCCGTTCAATTCGATGGCGCTCCCGAAGTCGGGCAGGCCCATCCACCGGGCGAGGTCGGCGA
Encoded here:
- the gcvPA gene encoding aminomethyl-transferring glycine dehydrogenase subunit GcvPA codes for the protein MRYLPTAPSEDRALLDAIGVQRAEDLLSGIPESLRLHRDLNLPACLSEQEVLAQVQGLADLNTPFKARFLGAGAYDHFVPAAVDQMISRQEWFTAYTPYQPEISQGTLQHIFEYQTLMCDLTGLEVGNASLYDGGTACVEAALMAVRLQKKRNTILVSQGLHPHYLEVLCTNITPHEGLKLVVVDLKDGVTDMDDLRAKLDGDVAAVLVGYPNFLGCVEDLPAISEAAKTCGAFVVSVTQEALSLGWFEAPGRAGADMACGEAMSFGNRPSFGGPFLGFLTVKDAHKREIPGRVVGQTRDLDGTTGYVLTLTAREQHIRRDKATSNICSNQGLVALRANIYLQLAGPEGLAGLAARNAAKAQFLRARLLELPDFAAPFGAPFFNEFVTEYKGDMKALLASCAKEGILPGLDLTPYAPSLKNHILWCATELNTREQIEHLVEVLARVPSVVG
- a CDS encoding M2 family metallopeptidase; the protein is MRLLPALVLGIPLAAQALHPAQERAERFLQLVNSGYQALTYVQQEAAWAASTDVTPAHDAAAETAGKALAAFTGNPALIREAKELLAHKRELKETTWRQLEWVLLNAAEGPMTQPALTRDRIAAETLQASLLNGFTWKMDGKPLTANDIDGILGASANLAERQKVWEASKENGAILRANLLKLRDLRNGCARELGYPDYFSLQTAKHGMTRQEMVDLHRAFLKELRPLYLQLHTWVKYEMARKFGQPVPKTIPAHWINNRWSQNWTGFVDGVDFDPFFKGWTPERIVQTAEAFYTGLGFPKLPATFWAKSDLYPVPKGSDRKKNSHASCWHLDLGTDVRSLMSVEPNMEWFSTTHHELGHGYYFISYTQPGVPPLLRTSANPSFHEGIGELVALATRQIPYLKSTGVLPQDYKADEMKILLNDALEVAIPFMFWSSGVMTEWEAEFYGGGMPADQLNARWWALVKEKQGVEPPSPRGEQWCDAATKTHIDDTPAYYYNYAMATVFKFQMHDYICRRILHQDVHAANYANRKDVGAFLKAFMEKGATVDWRRLLKETTGEDLSTRAMAEYFKPLTAWLEAQNKGRQIGWD
- a CDS encoding S1/P1 nuclease, producing the protein MRLLPALLALALLPAPPLAAWGRKGHRIVAALALQDLPAGPRAWFEGQEAFVEAHSSDPDTWKHDPLEGPRHFLEMERYGDHVPTLVSEARTQLGPAVFQRAGQLPWVIQDRVKDLAQAFLKGDRTQVAFLASVLSHYVGDLHVPLHTAENYDGQRTRQRGVHSRWETGLVDRLAGPAPEVRPAELTRNLYQACWTWLEESHALVDGVLRDDRLADPGATGKAAKPETYWLVFAKTQGPVVREQLSRAGQRTAQLILLAWTLAKSPAAPAVEGPVAQAEPKRPD
- a CDS encoding putative metalloprotease CJM1_0395 family protein, which encodes MADAVNALSPLTGVVDPTRQAGSALAGAALAGAALAGSTPAGPGAQAGTGTQAGTGAQAGTGAGAGQGRAPATGDTVELSPEAKAQVAQLKARDTEVKAHEQAHMAAGAGIVTGGASYAYQRGPDGQSYAVGGEVSIDTSPVKGNPAATVTKALRIEAAALAPADPSGQDRAVAAQAASMAAQAAAEAATQAMGGGDKAQGTKAGGAPQDAGAAASRPGTSAAGPYAEPTGQSVRGRGLDLYA
- a CDS encoding S1/P1 nuclease yields the protein MLRWLAPFLLATLLPAQALAWGSLGHRIVAVAAAHDLPPGPAAWFNGAEADLTAHAMDPDHWKGRDHLEGPRHYLDCELYGGPASVPRDPAVARARLGPEAFLLAGQVPWVVLERVDRLAQAFRAGDAGAVRVEAARLSHYVGDLSVPLHTTTNHNGELSGQHGIHHRWESGLVEDLVRKGGWRPPVRAIRRLDDVPGAPWAWLADSHALVPGVLAADLEAAGRPEPAPTWRSHAYWQVFLDLQGRQVERQLDVAAVRTAQLILEAWHRAGEPPAPASR
- the nrdR gene encoding transcriptional regulator NrdR, giving the protein MRCPFCGHNEDKVVDSRESREGDAIRRRRECLACGRRFTSYERLEELPILIVKKDGRREAFDPAKLMRGLTAACQKRPVPLARLEEVAGDIQARLMELPDREIPSRQLGELVMDALKGLDSVAYVRFASVYREFKDLPDFVRALEGLMGSAGAQPAPPPPPAPRTPKTAPPAAPAPPPLVKRQPAPPKTTEGPSFATPLFEGVEPEDPGVPRRRKSR
- the gcvPB gene encoding aminomethyl-transferring glycine dehydrogenase subunit GcvPB, with protein sequence MTPRNRESLIFERSVPGKVGMDLPRLDVPEAKDTRPEKLRRKGFDAMPSVSEVDVIRHFTRLSKWNYGVDDGLYPLGSCTMKHNPRLNEKTSGLPGFTDSHPMAPAEHVQGNLALIHTLQEWLKEITGLDAVTLQPSAGAAGELTGVMLIRAYHVAHGSKRRVILIPDSAHGTNPATAAMAGYEVLEIASQADGTVSFEDVTDAAGKVRKGLLTLARELGDEIAGLMITNPNTLGVFEYRIKDIAEVIHGVGGLVYMDGANMNALVGVARPGDFGVDVMHLNLHKTFSTPHGGGGPGSGPVACTKALEPFLPRPVVVRETQRVGEGQVARHTYRLDWDRPSSMGKVHTFFGNFGILVRALTYCLSHGGDGLREATLRAIVNANYIRKQLEGTYHLEYQTPTLHEVIFDDHDLAQHDIHTLDVAKGLIDRGFHPPTIYFPAIVHGALMIEPTESEGKDELDAFIDAMKDIAREAAENPEALHQAPVRAPMRRLDETTAARKPVLRWVKG